The Methanofollis sp. genomic sequence CACCCCCGCAGACCTCCATGTCCACTCCTCGTACTCGGACGCGCCGACGCCGGTGCGGGCACTCCTCGCACGGGCGGAAAGCCTCGGCATCGGCCTCGCCATCACCGACCACAACGAGGTCCGCGGCGTCGCGGAGGCGCTGGAGCGGAGGCCAGAGGCCCTCGTCGTACCCGGCATGGAGGTCAGCACCGCGGACGGGCCGCACATCCTCCTCTACTTCCCGACGCTCTCCGGCCTGCAGGACTTCTATGCCCGCGAGATCAGGGAGAGGAAGGGGAAGAGCCCGTACCTCGCGGTGCGCCTGACCACAGAGGAACTGGTGGAGAGGGGGAAGGGCTATGACTGCCTCATCACGGCGGCACACCCCTTCGGCTATTTCTTCCTCGACAAGGGCCTCCTGAAGTGCACGGCAAAGCACGCCATCGACCCCGCGGTGGCAGGGAGGGTCGACGCCCTGGAGGTGATCTGCGGGGGCATGAGCAGGGGCCTGAACAGGCAGGCGGCAGACGAAGCGGTCCGCACGGGCCAGGGCATGACCGGCGGCAC encodes the following:
- a CDS encoding PHP domain-containing protein, encoding MTIRFERPDPAAIRERGYTPADLHVHSSYSDAPTPVRALLARAESLGIGLAITDHNEVRGVAEALERRPEALVVPGMEVSTADGPHILLYFPTLSGLQDFYAREIRERKGKSPYLAVRLTTEELVERGKGYDCLITAAHPFGYFFLDKGLLKCTAKHAIDPAVAGRVDALEVICGGMSRGLNRQAADEAVRTGQGMTGGTDSHLLDHLGGVVTCCQADTAEEFIEEVRRKRSHVIGEETGAFGKALTGGAIIGGFLPYTIPSLQVHYEQNLPRLKRYFTRRRE